The following proteins come from a genomic window of Triticum aestivum cultivar Chinese Spring chromosome 6A, IWGSC CS RefSeq v2.1, whole genome shotgun sequence:
- the LOC123127716 gene encoding uncharacterized protein isoform X2 produces MDYNEACKGSFQSESCEIGKIGVAKIEHYESELEEGEIREADEASGLESPIQNGTAANAEQQQVRIRQSASPQGASHNVETAGIVVLQHRVIHEHMPPSIVRSFVQDTIEKEQALMRPSTSPERASCEGRTAGINFVQQCKCSAIRENMAASLKESSTSSQVVVEEESSTSAERGSRLGGTACTAVVQQSKYAASEGRYVNVSQSTLHRKCGNHRRSYSPSIYSSSKERHKKRKEGCFRYYDSHWVTKMIEEVCSERSKTLLSRQTVDRKKFNNEQKKKKIEFFQKHVNSYKFHHAHVAPTIRYCRMMLPKLHSSMLHYRFHRHMISQLIKFYKQLICDRDKENRIKERWIFEAKAGYLKKWFYVTNLSYSKFKPEELESCMVDYSDGEQHLKYFDMQSITTQIEAIASNKEPRGTFATDITVPNLENSPSSLETNEHTKLGFSVGTAEEMATLESRTSQYTCAPSMEFCHENQTQTTFPAADKNEGGDVEKPSACQLDVSAALEPAETLTTGKASDDCEPILEHSQLLLVTNEATKPGFSVGVSKEMATLESSSLQVTSVSGMEFREKDGTQIIFSAADSNEERNTESPCASRFVTSSASGLAIAVSADTENAAPISREKRRYMCSSNDISEGPCRSGRKLGEKDGTHISFSPATQIAFSIAAQNKGETMESPCGSQSVMSLASEPTIAASNGTENAASIYREKRRRIGSGNDDISEGSCCRPGRKSGEKDGTQITLSLATQNEGGDMERCCASHSDADTALKLVMTVNTDSQNAPSGSNEKQKHINSGNNISEGSCSRSEIMPTSNLFRTTLPQEEPPAARSPPPSSDNRQVVQAEDISGEEVPSSQVPSFAQVTEQPNMHFNTQSVINHHHFGSTCQFASPPYQPPCRDTHSARIAADSVGASHVHPTSANQVPTGSTPGLRLAEDVFDSNHSPGASHVHPASANQVPTGSPPGPSLAEDGLDLNLFTIELSRLQKLADLMTKRHQEKVLPRKPWQGLVGRQTSAVSTFMHLFQPPKHQQAPPSDSVLRSRNALLWTR; encoded by the exons ATGGATTACAACGAAGCTTGCAAGGGATCATTCCAATCTGAAAGTTGTGAGATTGGCAAGATTGGAGTGGCAAAAATTGAACATTATGAATCTGAACTAGAAGAAGGTGAGATCAGAGAGGCAGATGAGGCATCCGGATTAGAAAGCCCTATCCAGAATGGCACAGCTGCAAATGCTGAACAGCAGCAGGTCCGTATAAGGCAATCAGCTTCACCGCAAGGAGCTTCTCATAATGTAGAGACTGCAGGTATTGTGGTTTTGCAACACAGAGTGATCCACGAACACATGCCTCCAAGCATTGTACGCTCATTTGTGCAAGATACGATTGAAAAGGAGCAGGCCCTTATGAGGCCATCAACTTCACCTGAAAGAGCTTCCTGTGAAGGCAGGACTGCAGGTATTAATTTTGTGCAGCAGTGTAAGTGTAGTGCAATCCGCGAGAACATGGCTGCAAGTCTTAAAGAGTCAAGCACATCTTCTCAAGTGGTGGTTGAAGAGGAGTCATCAACTTCAGCTGAAAGAGGTTCTCGCCTTGGAGGGACTGCATGTACTGCTGTTGTGCAACAATCTAAGTATGCTGCATCTGAGGGCCGATATGTTAATGTGAGTCAGTCAACTTTGCATAGAAAATGTGGGAACCACCGTCGAAGCTATTCACCATCTATCTATAGTAGTTCAAAAGAAAGGCATAAGAAAAGGAAGGAAGGATGTTTTAGATACTATGATTCCCATTGGGTCACGAAAATGATTGAGGAAGTTTGTTCAGAAAGGTCCAAAACACTACTGTCACGGCAGACTGTAGATCGGAAGAAATTCAACAAtgagcaaaaaaagaagaagatagaatTCTTCCAAAAACATGTGAATTCTTATAAATTCCATCATGCACATGTTGCACCAACTATAAGATATTGCAGGATGATGTTGCCTAAGCTACATTCCAGCATGTTGCACTACAGATTTCATCGACATATGATATCTCAGCTGATAAAATTTTATAAACAGCTTATATGTGACAGGGACAAAGAGAACAGAATAAAAGAGCGCTGGATATTTGAGGCCAAAGCTGGCTACCTTAAGAAATGGTTTTATGTGACTAACTTGTCATATTCTAAATTCAAGCCAGAGGAACTAGAAAGCTGTATGGTTGACTATTCAGATGGTGAACAGCATCTAAAATATTTTGACATGCAATCTATAACCACTCAAATTGAAGCAATTGCCTCTAATAAAGAACCTAGAGGCACCTTTGCAACTGATATTACTGTGCCCAATCTAGAAAATTCACCATCATCGCTTGAAACAAATGAACATACAAAGCTCGGGTTTTCAGTTGGTACAGCAGAAGAAATGGCCACCTTAGAAAGCAGGACTTCACAGTACACCTGTGCTCCCTCCATGGAGTTTTGTCATGAAAATCAGACACAAACTACCTTCCCGGCAGCAGATAAAAACGAGGGAGGAGATGTGGAGAAACCCTCTGCTTGCCAGCTTGACGTGAGTGCAGCACTAGAACCTGCTGAGACACTGACAACAGGTAAGGCAAGTGATGATTGTGAGCCTATTCTAGAACACTCGCAATTGCTGCTTGTAACGAATGAAGCTACAAAGCCTGGGTTTTCAGTTGGTGTATCAAAAGAAATGGCTACCTTAGAAAGCAGCTCCTTGCAGGTAACCAGTGTGTCAGGAATGGAGTTTCGTGAAAAAGATGGGACCCAAATTATCTTCTCAGCAGCTGACAGCAATGAGGAGCGAAACACGGAGAGCCCCTGTGCTTCTCGGTTTGTCACGAGTTCAGCATCAGGACTTGCTATTGCAGTGAGCGCTGATACAGAAAATGCTGCCCCGATTTCTAGAGAAAAACGAAGGTACATGTGTTCTAGCAATGATATTTCAGAAGGTCCATGTAGGTCAGGGAGAAAGTTAGGTGAAAAAGATGGGACACACATCTCCTTCTCACCAGCAACACAAATTGCCTTCTCAATAGCAGCACAAAACAAGGGGGAAACCATGGAGAGCCCCTGTGGTTCTCAGTCTGTCATGAGTTTAGCATCAGAACCTACTATTGCAGCGAGCAATGGTACAGAAAATGCTGCCTCGATTTATAGAGAAAAACGAAGGCGCATCGGTTCAGGCAATGATGATATTTCAGAAGGTTCATGTTGCAGGCCAGGGAGAAAGTCTGGTGAAAAAGATGGGACACAAATCACCTTATCACTAGCAACACAAAATGAGGGGGGAGACATGGAGAGATGTTGTGCTTCTCATTCTGACGCAGATACGGCACTAAAACTTGTGATGACAGTGAACACTGATTCACAAAATGCTCCATCTGGTTCTAATGAAAAGCAAAAGCACATAAATTCAGGCAATAATATTTCAGAAGGTTCATGTTCTAGGTCCGAGATAATGCCTACCTCGAACCTTTTCAGAACAACATTGCCTCAAGAG GAACCTCCAGCTGCAAGATCACCTCCACCTTCAAGTGATAATAGACAAGTGGTTCAAGCCGAGGATATAAGCGGCGAGGAAGTACCTAGTAGTCAAGTACCTTCCTTTGCCCAAGTTACCGAGCAGCCAAACATGCACTTCAATACCCAAAGTGTGATAAACCATCACCATTTCGGTTCAACTTGCCAGTTTGCTAGTCCTCCATATCAACCACCTTGTAGGGATACGCATTCAGCAAGAATTGCGGCTGACAGTGTTGGGGCATCACATGTTCATCCAACGTCAGCCAATCAGGTGCCAACAGGCTCCACTCCTGGGCTTCGTCTGGCTGAAGATGTGTTTGATTCAAATCACAGTCCTGGGGCATCACATGTTCATCCAGCTTCAGCCAATCAGGTGCCAACAGGCTCCCCTCCTGGGCCATCTTTGGCTGAAGATGGGCTTGACTTGAATCTATTTACCATTGAGTTGAGTCGATTACAAAAGTTGGCTGATCTGATGACAAAGAGGCATCAAGAGAAG
- the LOC123127716 gene encoding uncharacterized protein isoform X1, which produces MDYNEACKGSFQSESCEIGKIGVAKIEHYESELEEGEIREADEASGLESPIQNGTAANAEQQQVRIRQSASPQGASHNVETAGIVVLQHRVIHEHMPPSIVRSFVQDTIEKEQALMRPSTSPERASCEGRTAGINFVQQCKCSAIRENMAASLKESSTSSQVVVEEESSTSAERGSRLGGTACTAVVQQSKYAASEGRYVNVSQSTLHRKCGNHRRSYSPSIYSSSKERHKKRKEGCFRYYDSHWVTKMIEEVCSERSKTLLSRQTVDRKKFNNEQKKKKIEFFQKHVNSYKFHHAHVAPTIRYCRMMLPKLHSSMLHYRFHRHMISQLIKFYKQLICDRDKENRIKERWIFEAKAGYLKKWFYVTNLSYSKFKPEELESCMVDYSDGEQHLKYFDMQSITTQIEAIASNKEPRGTFATDITVPNLENSPSSLETNEHTKLGFSVGTAEEMATLESRTSQYTCAPSMEFCHENQTQTTFPAADKNEGGDVEKPSACQLDVSAALEPAETLTTGKASDDCEPILEHSQLLLVTNEATKPGFSVGVSKEMATLESSSLQVTSVSGMEFREKDGTQIIFSAADSNEERNTESPCASRFVTSSASGLAIAVSADTENAAPISREKRRYMCSSNDISEGPCRSGRKLGEKDGTHISFSPATQIAFSIAAQNKGETMESPCGSQSVMSLASEPTIAASNGTENAASIYREKRRRIGSGNDDISEGSCCRPGRKSGEKDGTQITLSLATQNEGGDMERCCASHSDADTALKLVMTVNTDSQNAPSGSNEKQKHINSGNNISEGSCSRSEIMPTSNLFRTTLPQEEPPAARSPPPSSDNRQVVQAEDISGEEVPSSQVPSFAQVTEQPNMHFNTQSVINHHHFGSTCQFASPPYQPPCRDTHSARIAADSVGASHVHPTSANQVPTGSTPGLRLAEDVFDSNHSPGASHVHPASANQVPTGSPPGPSLAEDGLDLNLFTIELSRLQKLADLMTKRHQEKIERLNLAREIELAQAKRKYDELEYNLEVETLQRKRELKIKADKIYKQQILAEVLQVIFKASARVVPDSPRGAAQETMAGPSRSADQRSFHIHAPVSAPETSTGASLRQRPAIAQRTAMDSMNHPSVGMGNRPA; this is translated from the exons ATGGATTACAACGAAGCTTGCAAGGGATCATTCCAATCTGAAAGTTGTGAGATTGGCAAGATTGGAGTGGCAAAAATTGAACATTATGAATCTGAACTAGAAGAAGGTGAGATCAGAGAGGCAGATGAGGCATCCGGATTAGAAAGCCCTATCCAGAATGGCACAGCTGCAAATGCTGAACAGCAGCAGGTCCGTATAAGGCAATCAGCTTCACCGCAAGGAGCTTCTCATAATGTAGAGACTGCAGGTATTGTGGTTTTGCAACACAGAGTGATCCACGAACACATGCCTCCAAGCATTGTACGCTCATTTGTGCAAGATACGATTGAAAAGGAGCAGGCCCTTATGAGGCCATCAACTTCACCTGAAAGAGCTTCCTGTGAAGGCAGGACTGCAGGTATTAATTTTGTGCAGCAGTGTAAGTGTAGTGCAATCCGCGAGAACATGGCTGCAAGTCTTAAAGAGTCAAGCACATCTTCTCAAGTGGTGGTTGAAGAGGAGTCATCAACTTCAGCTGAAAGAGGTTCTCGCCTTGGAGGGACTGCATGTACTGCTGTTGTGCAACAATCTAAGTATGCTGCATCTGAGGGCCGATATGTTAATGTGAGTCAGTCAACTTTGCATAGAAAATGTGGGAACCACCGTCGAAGCTATTCACCATCTATCTATAGTAGTTCAAAAGAAAGGCATAAGAAAAGGAAGGAAGGATGTTTTAGATACTATGATTCCCATTGGGTCACGAAAATGATTGAGGAAGTTTGTTCAGAAAGGTCCAAAACACTACTGTCACGGCAGACTGTAGATCGGAAGAAATTCAACAAtgagcaaaaaaagaagaagatagaatTCTTCCAAAAACATGTGAATTCTTATAAATTCCATCATGCACATGTTGCACCAACTATAAGATATTGCAGGATGATGTTGCCTAAGCTACATTCCAGCATGTTGCACTACAGATTTCATCGACATATGATATCTCAGCTGATAAAATTTTATAAACAGCTTATATGTGACAGGGACAAAGAGAACAGAATAAAAGAGCGCTGGATATTTGAGGCCAAAGCTGGCTACCTTAAGAAATGGTTTTATGTGACTAACTTGTCATATTCTAAATTCAAGCCAGAGGAACTAGAAAGCTGTATGGTTGACTATTCAGATGGTGAACAGCATCTAAAATATTTTGACATGCAATCTATAACCACTCAAATTGAAGCAATTGCCTCTAATAAAGAACCTAGAGGCACCTTTGCAACTGATATTACTGTGCCCAATCTAGAAAATTCACCATCATCGCTTGAAACAAATGAACATACAAAGCTCGGGTTTTCAGTTGGTACAGCAGAAGAAATGGCCACCTTAGAAAGCAGGACTTCACAGTACACCTGTGCTCCCTCCATGGAGTTTTGTCATGAAAATCAGACACAAACTACCTTCCCGGCAGCAGATAAAAACGAGGGAGGAGATGTGGAGAAACCCTCTGCTTGCCAGCTTGACGTGAGTGCAGCACTAGAACCTGCTGAGACACTGACAACAGGTAAGGCAAGTGATGATTGTGAGCCTATTCTAGAACACTCGCAATTGCTGCTTGTAACGAATGAAGCTACAAAGCCTGGGTTTTCAGTTGGTGTATCAAAAGAAATGGCTACCTTAGAAAGCAGCTCCTTGCAGGTAACCAGTGTGTCAGGAATGGAGTTTCGTGAAAAAGATGGGACCCAAATTATCTTCTCAGCAGCTGACAGCAATGAGGAGCGAAACACGGAGAGCCCCTGTGCTTCTCGGTTTGTCACGAGTTCAGCATCAGGACTTGCTATTGCAGTGAGCGCTGATACAGAAAATGCTGCCCCGATTTCTAGAGAAAAACGAAGGTACATGTGTTCTAGCAATGATATTTCAGAAGGTCCATGTAGGTCAGGGAGAAAGTTAGGTGAAAAAGATGGGACACACATCTCCTTCTCACCAGCAACACAAATTGCCTTCTCAATAGCAGCACAAAACAAGGGGGAAACCATGGAGAGCCCCTGTGGTTCTCAGTCTGTCATGAGTTTAGCATCAGAACCTACTATTGCAGCGAGCAATGGTACAGAAAATGCTGCCTCGATTTATAGAGAAAAACGAAGGCGCATCGGTTCAGGCAATGATGATATTTCAGAAGGTTCATGTTGCAGGCCAGGGAGAAAGTCTGGTGAAAAAGATGGGACACAAATCACCTTATCACTAGCAACACAAAATGAGGGGGGAGACATGGAGAGATGTTGTGCTTCTCATTCTGACGCAGATACGGCACTAAAACTTGTGATGACAGTGAACACTGATTCACAAAATGCTCCATCTGGTTCTAATGAAAAGCAAAAGCACATAAATTCAGGCAATAATATTTCAGAAGGTTCATGTTCTAGGTCCGAGATAATGCCTACCTCGAACCTTTTCAGAACAACATTGCCTCAAGAG GAACCTCCAGCTGCAAGATCACCTCCACCTTCAAGTGATAATAGACAAGTGGTTCAAGCCGAGGATATAAGCGGCGAGGAAGTACCTAGTAGTCAAGTACCTTCCTTTGCCCAAGTTACCGAGCAGCCAAACATGCACTTCAATACCCAAAGTGTGATAAACCATCACCATTTCGGTTCAACTTGCCAGTTTGCTAGTCCTCCATATCAACCACCTTGTAGGGATACGCATTCAGCAAGAATTGCGGCTGACAGTGTTGGGGCATCACATGTTCATCCAACGTCAGCCAATCAGGTGCCAACAGGCTCCACTCCTGGGCTTCGTCTGGCTGAAGATGTGTTTGATTCAAATCACAGTCCTGGGGCATCACATGTTCATCCAGCTTCAGCCAATCAGGTGCCAACAGGCTCCCCTCCTGGGCCATCTTTGGCTGAAGATGGGCTTGACTTGAATCTATTTACCATTGAGTTGAGTCGATTACAAAAGTTGGCTGATCTGATGACAAAGAGGCATCAAGAGAAG ATAGAACGGCTTAATTTGGCACGTGAAATAGAGTTGGCTCAAGCTAAAAGGAAGTATGACGAGCTGGAATATAATTTAGAGGTAGAAACATTACAGCGAAAGAGAGAACTTAAGATAAAAGCTGATAAAATTTACAAACAGCAGATATTGGCTGAGGTATTACAGGTTATATTTAAGGCTTCTGCTAGAGTTGTTCCAGACAGTCCTAGAG